The following are from one region of the Cetobacterium somerae genome:
- the fusA gene encoding elongation factor G, translated as MISYEMSEIRNITLLGHRGSGKSSLVEAMLYISNTTPKMGSVDSQTSISDFDKEEMKQGFSINTSVIPLEYLGHKYNILDTPGYSDFSGEVSSALAVSGGAVLVINGAAGVEVGTERAWRLLEEAGIPRVIFINKMNKGVHNYEKLLYDMKEKFGKKVAPFCIPIGFEEEFKGFVNVVDLKGRIFNGESCEDAPIPEDIDVAEVRNLLLEAIAETDENLLNKYFSGEDFTEEEIKQGLHNGVVSGEIVPVIIGSASNGIGVRTLFEMLYNYLPTPLEVNGGIKIGYTTNKSEMLTRKVAVDEPFSAVIFKTIVDPYMGKISLFKVNSGVIKKDDEVLISNKGVKVKVGNISFFRGGKQLPAEEVRAGDIGAMTKIQEAQTGDTLCDKDNVILYQVIEFPKPCLYMSIVPKEKSDDDKLSGALQRLMDEDPSFSIGRNYETKELIIGGQGEKHLNILLNKLENKFGVNALLKEPEVSYRETIKNSVEAQGRHKKQSGGAGQFGEVFIKFEPNSDEFGFYDNIHGGVVPKTYIPAVEKGLLEAKNKGKLAGYPVINIKATLYDGSYHPVDSNEISFKQAAILAFRKGMETAKCVILEPIVKMEIVAPDEYIGDIMGDMNKRRGRILGMEPKAYSEQLLTVEVPESEILKYAIDLKSLTQGRGRFEYSFLKYEELQENLAQKIIEIRKNK; from the coding sequence ATGATTAGTTATGAAATGAGTGAGATAAGAAATATAACTCTTTTGGGGCATCGTGGAAGTGGAAAAAGTAGCTTAGTAGAGGCCATGCTATACATATCTAATACAACCCCTAAAATGGGGAGTGTTGACTCTCAAACAAGTATATCAGATTTTGATAAAGAGGAAATGAAACAGGGATTTTCAATTAATACGTCAGTTATACCTCTTGAATATTTAGGACATAAATACAATATACTAGATACACCAGGATATTCAGATTTTTCAGGAGAGGTTTCATCAGCTTTGGCAGTTTCAGGAGGAGCAGTTTTGGTTATCAATGGTGCAGCAGGAGTGGAAGTAGGAACAGAGAGAGCCTGGAGATTGCTTGAAGAAGCTGGTATTCCAAGAGTTATTTTTATTAATAAGATGAATAAAGGAGTCCATAATTATGAGAAACTTCTTTATGATATGAAAGAAAAATTTGGTAAAAAAGTAGCACCATTTTGTATACCAATAGGATTTGAAGAGGAGTTTAAAGGTTTTGTAAATGTTGTGGATTTAAAAGGGAGAATTTTTAATGGTGAGTCATGTGAAGATGCTCCAATTCCAGAAGATATAGATGTGGCAGAAGTAAGAAATCTTTTATTAGAGGCAATTGCTGAGACTGATGAAAATCTTTTAAATAAGTATTTTTCAGGAGAGGATTTTACTGAGGAAGAAATTAAGCAGGGGTTACATAATGGTGTTGTTAGTGGAGAAATTGTTCCTGTTATCATTGGATCAGCAAGTAATGGAATAGGTGTTCGAACTCTTTTTGAAATGCTATATAACTATTTACCAACACCTTTAGAGGTAAATGGAGGTATTAAAATAGGTTATACGACAAATAAAAGTGAGATGCTAACAAGAAAAGTTGCAGTTGATGAGCCGTTCTCTGCAGTTATATTTAAAACGATAGTAGATCCATATATGGGAAAAATATCATTATTTAAGGTTAATTCAGGAGTTATTAAAAAAGATGATGAAGTATTAATTTCAAATAAAGGAGTAAAAGTTAAAGTAGGAAATATTTCGTTCTTTAGAGGTGGAAAACAATTACCAGCAGAAGAGGTAAGAGCAGGAGATATAGGTGCTATGACAAAGATTCAAGAGGCTCAGACGGGAGATACCCTATGTGATAAAGATAATGTCATTTTATATCAAGTAATAGAGTTTCCAAAGCCATGTTTATATATGTCCATTGTTCCAAAAGAAAAAAGTGATGATGATAAGTTAAGTGGAGCTCTTCAAAGGTTAATGGATGAGGATCCCTCTTTTTCAATAGGAAGAAATTATGAAACAAAAGAGCTAATAATTGGTGGACAAGGAGAAAAACATCTGAATATACTTCTTAATAAACTTGAAAATAAATTTGGTGTGAATGCTTTATTGAAAGAACCAGAAGTTTCCTATAGAGAAACAATTAAAAATAGTGTTGAAGCTCAAGGTAGACATAAAAAACAATCAGGAGGAGCAGGACAATTTGGAGAAGTATTTATAAAGTTCGAACCTAATAGTGATGAGTTTGGATTTTATGATAATATTCATGGTGGAGTAGTTCCTAAAACTTACATTCCAGCAGTAGAAAAGGGATTGTTGGAAGCAAAAAATAAAGGTAAATTAGCAGGATATCCAGTAATAAATATAAAGGCAACACTGTATGATGGATCTTATCATCCTGTAGATTCAAATGAAATATCATTTAAACAAGCAGCCATATTAGCCTTTAGAAAAGGAATGGAGACAGCTAAGTGTGTTATATTAGAGCCAATTGTAAAAATGGAAATAGTAGCTCCTGATGAATATATAGGAGATATTATGGGGGATATGAATAAAAGAAGAGGAAGAATTTTAGGAATGGAACCAAAAGCTTACTCTGAGCAGCTTTTAACTGTAGAAGTTCCCGAAAGCGAGATATTAAAATATGCAATAGATTTAAAATCATTAACTCAGGGTAGAGGAAGATTTGAATATAGCTTTTTAAAATATGAGGAGCTTCAAGAAAATTTAGCACAAAAAATAATAGAAATAAGAAAAAATAAGTAA
- a CDS encoding HU family DNA-binding protein: MTKKEFAKVLFEKGVFSSKAEAERKLDSVLVTIEETLQAGEEINFIGWGKFEVVERPERTGRNPKTGEEIKIEAKKTVKFKAGKSLVDKMN; encoded by the coding sequence AAAAAAGAATTCGCAAAAGTATTATTTGAAAAAGGTGTATTCTCTTCAAAAGCTGAAGCAGAAAGAAAGTTAGATTCAGTTCTAGTTACAATAGAGGAGACTTTACAAGCTGGAGAGGAAATCAACTTCATCGGATGGGGAAAATTTGAGGTAGTTGAAAGACCTGAAAGAACTGGAAGAAACCCTAAAACTGGAGAAGAGATTAAAATAGAAGCTAAGAAAACTGTAAAGTTTAAAGCTGGAAAGTCTTTAGTAGACAAAATGAACTAA